The following proteins come from a genomic window of Hydractinia symbiolongicarpus strain clone_291-10 chromosome 2, HSymV2.1, whole genome shotgun sequence:
- the LOC130630037 gene encoding uncharacterized protein K02A2.6-like has product MRVANTAVIREPYQIPTLEEVLHEFNGCTVFTKLDLNKGYHQIALDEASRDLTAFATHRGIFRFTRLIYGIASAAEQYQRELELALSGLSKVRNISDDIIIGGTSNQDLLDRMQCVFERLREKNLTVNLKKCEFLKTELIYMGYKLSKDGIVPDERKVQAIADLKPPTNVKELQSFLGMVTYCSKFSPHFSTVTAPLRQLLSKDTKWSWGDAQRQAFNDLKIMLLSSATLAYYQPDAYTEIFTDASPVGLGAVIMQRQPDGILKPIGYASRSLLNAETRYSQIEKECLAILFAIERFRIYLYGIEFVVKTDHKPLVTMLSPRRKQLPPRIERWVMRLMPYAFKVEYHPRRTNGADYLSRSNPMQDNTPSHRMTEEFVNFIQSKQLPVAIPKKDIRDAQNDDPAIALIKKHLASGTIPKLDVIKEYYPSRLQLSIVNDILMFANKIVIPPTLRESIISIVHEGHQGQVRTKQRLRKKVWWPRMGSSVEAHIKSCHGCQVTAGAQIKTPVVMTEIPDSAWLMLGCDLCGPFPTGEHLLVCIDYYNAANIVDKLRKMFCRYGALEIIVTDNGPQFRSNTDFATLMKEFGVEHRKVTPYQPEANGEVERINRNLKKTIQAAIAENQNWRTALQNYLLAYRTTPHATTGATPAELLFNRPVKDKLPASTTSSKNTMSVVKTASKKRESRNMQTNATMLAVMSSNLGKRWRDEPCTVTAVKGNAIFIEDGTKTMMRTSSHVKPYFMRNNQRSNKRHLQQPTVTTDSATESSDDDFDLPPTVNDPGNETDLTSSGDTVVTESPSSDETIAYGEEEVNDEELFVPNRNTRTRNVKPPPRFKDFVTAWERCDICFASRARGAYMPSDIAFAFIFCYGSVGHCLGDRKMDLKINPIRFVFYLSMLGQRITFSYQRIYMVSEVSLRLLDIFPSIGEIARKQALSYQQKNIVSRN; this is encoded by the exons ATGCGTGTTGCAAACACCGCAGTCATAAGAGAACCGTATCAGATACCAACTCTGGAAGAAGTGCTGCATGAGTTCAACGGGTGCACAGTGTTCACAAAGCTGGACCTGAACAAGGGATACCACCAAATTGCTCTAGACGAGGCTAGCAGAGACCTTACGGCCTTTGCAACACACCGTGGTATATTCAGATTCACAAGGCTGATATATGGAATCGCCTCTGCCGCTGAACAGTATCAACGAGAATTGGAACTTGCACTATCAGGACTATCTAAAGTACGTAACATCTCAGATGATATCATTATTGGTGGCACTAGTAATCAAGATCTACTGGATCGCATGCAATGCGTATTTGAGCGTCTCCGAGAGAAAAATCTCACAGTAAACCTAAAGAAATGCGAGTTTCTGAAGACTGAGCTTATCTACATGGGTTACAAGTTGTCAAAAGATGGAATTGTACCGGATGAGAGGAAAGTACAAGCTATAGCTGACCTCAAACCACCAACTAATGTGAAAGAATTGCAATCCTTTCTCGGCATGGTGACATACTGCTCCAAATTCTCACCACACTTCTCAACTGTGACTGCACCATTGCGTCAACTACTCAGCAAAGACACCAAATGGAGCTGGGGTGATGCGCAACGACAAGCGTTCAATGATCTTAAGATCATGCTGTTATCCAGTGCGACACTTGCTTACTATCAACCTGACGCATACACCGAAATCTTTACTGATGCATCCCCTGTTGGGCTTGGCGCAGTTATAATGCAACGTCAGCCAGATGGTATCTTAAAACCAATTGGATATGCCAGTCGCTCACTACTAAATGCAGAAACAAGATATAGCCAGATTGAAAAGGAGTGCTTGGCTATCCTATTTGCAATAGAGCGGTTTCGAATCTATCTTTATGGTATAGAATTTGTTGTTAAAACCGACCACAAGCCGCTAGTGACAATGCTCTCCCCTCGTAGGAAACAGCTTCCACCACGCATTGAACGCTGGGTTATGAGACTCATGCCATACGCATTCAAGGTTGAGTATCACCCACGCAGAACCAATGGAGCAGATTACCTGTCACGGTCAAACCCGATGCAAGACAATACACCATCGCACCGAATGACTGAGGAATTTGTCAACTTTATTCAAAGTAAACAACTACCAGTTGCCATACCAAAGAAAGACATTCGTGATGCACAGAATGATGATCCTGCCATTGCCCTCATTAAGAAACACCTTGCATCTGGAACCATTCCAAAATTGGATGTTATTAAAGAGTATTATCCCTCACGTTTGCAACTATCCATTGTCAATGACATTCTCATGTTTGCCAACAAAATTGTCATCCCGCCAACCCTGCGAGAAAGCATCATCTCCATTGTACATGAAGGACATCAGGGACAAGTACGCACAAAACAACGTCTGCGGAAAAAAGTATGGTGGCCACGCATGGGCTCCTCGGTTGAAGCCCACATTAAGTCATGTCATGGATGTCAAGTCACCGCTGGTGCACAAATCAAAACTCCAGTAGTAATGACAGAAATACCTGATTCAGCTTGGTTGATGTTGGGTTGTGACCTTTGCGGTCCGTTCCCTACTGGTGAACACCTGCTAGTATGCATTGATTATTACAATGCTGCTAATATCGTTGACAAACTTCGTAAAATGTTTTGTCGTTATGGTGCGCTAGAGATAATAGTGACCGACAATGGACCACAATTCCGGAGCAATACAGATTTCGCTACTTTGATGAAAGAATTTGGGGTGGAGCACCGCAAAGTTACCCCATACCAACCCGAGGCAAATGGTGAGGTTGAAAGGATCAACAGAAATCTGAAGAAAACCATCCAAGCTGCAATTGCTGAAAATCAGAACTGGCGAACTGCCCTCCAGAATTACCTATTAGCATACCGTACCACACCGCACGCAACCACTGGTGCCACTCCTGCAGAGCTTCTGTTTAACAGACCGGTTAAAGACAAGCTACCAGCCTCAACCACAAGTTCCAAAAACACCATGTCTGTCGTTAAAACCGCATCCAAAAAGAGAGAATCGCGAAATATGCAGACAAACGCAACAATGCTCGCAGTCATGTCATCCAACCTGGGCAAAAG ATGGCGCGATGAACCTTGTACTGTTACTGCTGTAAAAGGAAATGCAATTTTCATTGAAGACGGTACAAAAACTATGATGCGCACTTCCTCTCACGTCAAACCCTACTTCATGCGAAATAACCAGCGGTCAAATAAACGACATCTTCAACAACCGACAGTGACAACCGATTCTGCAACAGAAAGCTCTGATGACGATTTTGACCTGCCACCAACTGTAAACGACCCTGGGAACGAAACCGACTTGACGTCATCTGGTGATACCGTTGTCACAGAAAGCCCATCCAGTGACGAGACCATTGCGTATGGCGAGGAAGAGGTGAATGATGAAGAACTCTTCGTTCCAAATAGAAACACACGTACTCGAAACGTTAAACCACCACCTCGTTTCAAAGATTTCGTTACTGC TTGGGAGAGATGTGATATCTGTTTTGCCTCTCGCGCACGCGGAGCTTACATGCCTTCCGACATCGCCtttgcttttatattttgttacggATCTGTAGGTCATTGTTTAGGAGATCGTAAGATGGACCTGAAAA TTAACCCGATCCGATTTGTATTTTATCTTAGTATGTTAGGTCAGAGAATAACATTCAGTTATCAACGAATATACATGGTGTCAGAAGTGAGCCTTCGACTCCTGGATATTTTTCCATCAATTGGTGAGATTGCACGCAAGCAAGCACTCTCTTATCAACAAAAAAACATCGTAAGTAGAAACTGA